A window of Synechococcus sp. MEDNS5 contains these coding sequences:
- the rpsC gene encoding 30S ribosomal protein S3 yields the protein MGHKIHPTGLRLGITQEHRSRWYASSKSYPTLLQEDDRIRKFIHKKYGSAGISDVLIARKADQLEVELKTARPGVLVGRQGSGIEDLRSGIQKTVGDPNRQVRINVVEVERVDADAFLLAEYIAQQLEKRVAFRRTIRMAVQRAQRAGVLGLKIQVSGRLNGAEIARTEWTREGRVPLHTLRADIDYATKVASTTYGVLGIKVWVFKGEVLGDEAQQQLPVGATPRRRAGRRPQQFEDRSNEG from the coding sequence ATGGGACACAAAATCCATCCAACCGGCTTACGCCTGGGGATCACCCAGGAGCACCGGTCCCGCTGGTACGCCTCCAGCAAAAGTTATCCGACCCTCCTCCAAGAGGATGATCGGATCCGCAAGTTCATCCACAAGAAGTACGGCTCCGCCGGCATCAGTGATGTCCTGATCGCCCGCAAGGCCGATCAGCTCGAAGTGGAGCTCAAAACCGCACGTCCCGGCGTGTTGGTGGGTCGCCAAGGCAGCGGCATTGAGGATCTTCGCTCCGGCATCCAAAAAACTGTTGGTGATCCAAATCGTCAGGTTCGGATCAACGTGGTTGAAGTGGAACGGGTCGATGCCGACGCATTCCTGTTGGCCGAATACATCGCCCAACAACTGGAAAAGCGGGTGGCCTTCCGCCGCACAATCCGCATGGCCGTGCAGCGAGCCCAACGGGCTGGTGTTCTCGGCCTCAAGATCCAGGTGTCCGGTCGCCTCAACGGTGCCGAGATTGCCCGGACCGAGTGGACCCGCGAAGGGCGTGTTCCCCTTCACACCCTGCGCGCTGACATCGACTACGCCACCAAGGTGGCCAGCACGACCTACGGCGTGCTGGGCATCAAGGTTTGGGTGTTCAAGGGCGAAGTGCTGGGGGATGAAGCCCAGCAGCAACTGCCTGTGGGGGCAACCCCTCGGCGTCGGGCCGGCCGCAGGCCCCAACAGTTCGAAGACCGCTCCAACGAGGGGTGA
- the rplV gene encoding 50S ribosomal protein L22 encodes MTTSSPTATTALAHGRFIRGSVSKVRRVLDQIRGRTYRDALIMLEFMPYRSTGPITKVLRSAVANAEHNLGLDPSTLVISQASADMGPSMKRYRPRAQGRAYAIKKQTCHISIAVASQTDS; translated from the coding sequence ATGACAACGTCATCCCCAACGGCAACCACCGCGCTAGCCCACGGCCGCTTCATCCGCGGCTCCGTGTCCAAGGTGCGGCGGGTGCTCGATCAGATCCGCGGACGCACTTACCGCGATGCGCTGATCATGCTCGAGTTCATGCCCTATCGCTCCACCGGCCCGATCACCAAGGTGCTGCGTTCCGCAGTGGCCAACGCCGAGCACAACCTCGGCCTTGACCCTTCCACCCTGGTGATCTCCCAGGCCAGCGCCGATATGGGCCCCTCCATGAAGCGCTATCGGCCCCGCGCCCAGGGTCGCGCCTACGCGATCAAAAAGCAGACCTGTCACATCAGCATTGCTGTGGCATCCCAGACCGACTCCTGA
- the rpsS gene encoding 30S ribosomal protein S19, translating to MGRSLKKGPFIADSLLRKVEKQNAADDKSVIKTWSRASTILPMMIGHTIAVHNGKTHVPVFVTEQMVGHKLGEFAPTRTFKGHIKDKKGGR from the coding sequence ATGGGACGTTCACTTAAAAAAGGCCCTTTCATCGCTGACAGCCTTCTTCGCAAGGTTGAAAAGCAAAATGCCGCCGACGACAAGTCGGTGATCAAGACGTGGTCCAGGGCCTCCACGATTCTGCCGATGATGATCGGTCACACCATTGCCGTGCATAACGGCAAAACCCACGTGCCGGTCTTCGTGACCGAGCAGATGGTCGGTCACAAGCTGGGCGAATTCGCTCCGACCCGCACCTTCAAGGGCCACATCAAAGACAAGAAAGGAGGCCGCTGA